The Archangium primigenium genomic interval CTCCGCGCGCGCGAGGATGAGGGCGCGCATGGCGGCCGGATTCACCTCCGGGTGGAACTGGACGCCGCGGATGCGCGGCCCGTAGGCGAGCGCCTGGATGGGGGTGTGCGCGTTGCCCGCCAGCAGCGTGGCCCCCTCGGGCACCCGCTCCACGACGTCCTCGTGGGTGGTCTGCACCGCGAAGCTGCCCGGCAGCCCCGCGAAGAGCGCGTCCTCCCGCCCCTCGGCGTTGAGCCGCACCTCCACGGTGCCAATCTCCCGGCCCTGGGTGCTGCGCACCACCCGGCCCCCATGGGCATGCGCGAGGAGTTGGTGCCCAAAGCATACCCCGAGCACCGGCGTGCCCCGGGCGGCGGCGGTGAGCATGAAGTCCGCGGCGCGCTCCATCCAGGGCTCCACCTGGGTCACGGACAGGGGCGAGCCGGTCATCATCACCCCGTCGTAGCCCGCGGCGCTCGCGGGCAGGGGGGCGTCGCGGTGGACGTGGAGGATGTCGAAGCGGCATCCGCCGGGCGCGAGCGTCTCGACGAACCAGTGTTCGTAGTCGCCGACGCTCAGTTGCACGGGCCGGGCCGCGTCGCCAGCTTTCAACAGGAGAACGTTCTTCATGGTCTTGCTCCAGGTCGGGTTGCCGCGGCGGCGGGGGTTCCCTACGTTCGGCTGCCGCTTGTGTTGACGTCCGTCCAATTCACACGTGCCGTCCGGGATTCCGAACATCTTGGAGGGCCCCTGCCCGTACACTCGCGCCACGGCGGCTTGGGTTCAAGCTGTGCATCGCGAGGTGTGGTGGGGATCCCGGTGGGCACGCGCGTCCGGGGAAACTGAAAGAAGACGGCACAAGGGGCACTTTCTGAATGGGCGTCGGGAAAAGGAAGAGGCCAATGGCGAGTCGTTCCAAGGCGAAGGTCATCACGTTGCCATCTCCCGCGAGCAGGCGGGCGCGCGCGAAGGACAAGGAGAAGGAGCGCGACACCGGCAGGCCCCTGGGGCGCGTTCCCTCGGGCACGGACGTGCTGCACAAGTGGTTCGAGGAAAAGGGCATTCGCCAGGTGAAGCTCGGCGCGGTGGACCTGGACGGCGTGTGGCGCGGCAAGTACGTGTCGGTGGAGAAGTTCTTCTCCGCCTGCAAGAGCGGCATGGGCTTCTGTGACGTGGTGTTCGGCTGGGACATCGCGGACGAGCTGCTCGACAACACGAAGGTGACGGGCTGGCACACGGGCTATCCGGACGGCATGTGCCGCGTGGACACCAGCAGCGCGCGCATCATCCCCTGGGAGCCGGACACGGCCGCCTTCCTGCTGGACTTCGTGAACCCGGACGGCTCGCCCTTCGAGCCGAGCCCGCGCCAGCTGCTGCAGAAGATTGGCCAGCGCGCGCGCGACATGGGCTACCTGCCCAAGTTCGGCGCCGAGTACGAGTTCTTCATCTTCAAGGAGACGCCGCAGACGCTCAAGGAGAAGGGCTACTCGCAGCTCACGCCCCTGACGCCCGGCATGTTCGGCTACTCGTGGCTGCGCACCTCGCTCAACGCGCCGCTCGTGCACGCCATCATCAATGGCTGCCGCGACTTCGGCGTGGAGCTGGAGGGCTTCCACACCGAGACGGGCCCGGGCGTGTTCGAGGCCGCCATCCGCTACGACTCGCTGGAGAAGATCGCGGACAAGGCGGTGCTCTTCAAGACGGCGGTCAAGGAGATCTGCGCGCGCCACGGCCTCACCGCCTGCTTCATGGCCAAGGTGGACCCGAAGCTGCCCGGCTGCTCGGGGCACATCCACCAGTCGCTGTGGTCGCTCAAGGAGGACGAGAACGTCTTCCACGATCCGGACGACCGCGACGGCATGAGCCAGACGATGCGCCACTACCTCGGCGGGCAGATCGCGCTGATGCCGGAGCTCACGGCGCTCTACTGGCCCACCATCAACAGCTACAAGCGCAGCGTGGAGAACACGTGGGCGCCCACCACCGCCACGTGGGGCAAGGAGAACCGCACCACCGCGGTGCGCGTGATTGGCGACAGCCCCAAGTCCATGCGCCTGGAGTACCGGCAGACGGGCGCGGACATGAACGCCTACCTCGGCATGGCGGCGAGCCTGGCCGCGGGCCTGTGGGGCGTGGAGAACGAGGTGGAGCTGCCCGAGCGCTGCGCCGGCAACGGCTATGCCTCCGAGGCGCCGCTCCTGCCGCGCACGCTCAAGGAGGCCGTGACGCTGCTCAAGGAGTCCGAGCGGGCCCGGCAGATCCTGGGCGAGGAGTTCGTGGACCACTTCGTGCGCACGCGCGAGTGGGAAGCGCGTCAGTACGAGCGCGCCGTGACGAGCTGGGAGCTCGAGCGCTACCTGGAGCTCATCTAGTAGGAGAGCGAGAACCGCAATGAAACCCTTCGACTTGCCGAGCGAGCCGCGCATCACCGAGATGTCCTGGCCCACGAAGATCGTCTTCGGGGCCGGGGCGCTGCAGCGCGTGCCCGCGCAGGTGTCCCGGCTGAACATGAAGCGTCCGTTGGTGGTGACGGACGGAGGCGTGGTGAAGGCCGGGCTCGCGCAGCGGCTGTACGACGTGCTCAAGGGCGCGGGCGTGGCGTATGTCGCCTTCGAGCAGGTCAAGCCCGACCCCACCGAGCACGATGCCTTCGCGGGCCTGGAGGCGTACCGCGCCGGGGGCTGCGACGGCATCATCGCCATTGGCGGTGGCAGCCCGCTGGACGCGGCCAAGCTCGTGCAGGTGCTCGTCACGCACGAGCCGCCCCTGTCGCGCTACGACGACGCCACGGGCGGCGACCAGTACGTGCGCGACAACATGCCGCCGCTCATCGCCATCCCCACCACCGCGGGCACGGGCTCGGAGGTGAGCCGCTCGGGCGTGGCCACGCTGTCGGACACGGGCCGCAAGACGGTCATCTTCAGCCCGTTCCTCATGCCCAAGGCGGCCATCTGCGACCCGGAGCTCACCCTGGGGCTGCCGCCCGGGCCCACCGCGGCCACGGGCATGGACGCCTTCACCCACTGCCTGGAGGCCTACCTGTCCAACGGCTTCCACCCGCTGGCGGACGCGGTGTCCATCGACGGCATCGCCCGTGTGGCGCGCTCGCTGCCCCTGGCCGTGAGTGACGGCAAGAACCTGCTGGCGCGCACGGACATGATGGTGGCCGCCTTCCAGGGCGCCATGGCCTTCCAGAAGGGGCTCGGCGCCTGCCACGCCCTGGCGCATGCGCTCACGCCCACCTCCGGCGTCCACCACGGTCTGGCCAACGCCATCGTGCTGCCCGTGGTGATGGAGTTCAACCGGCCGGTGTGCACCGCGCGCATGGCCCGCGTGGCCCAGGCCATGGGGGACTCCTCCAACGCGCGCGAGGAGGTGCTCGCCGCCAACGCCGTGGAGCGCGTGCGCAAGCTCAACCAGACCGTTGGCATTCCGACACGTCTGCGCGACGTGGGCGTGCAGGAGAAGGACCTGGAGCGCATCGCCGACAAGGCCTTCCAGGACGCCTCCCATCGGGGCAATCCTCGCCCTTGCACCCAGGAAGACCTACTCGCGATGATCCGCGAATCGTATTAGGTCAAACCGACGGGACTGGGACCCGGAGGCAATGCACGTTCCAACCCCGAACATACTCACTTCACAGCGCGCTCGGTGGCCACAAGATTACCGGTCGCGCTTATGGACAATGAGAAAGCCATCCTTTCGGGGCGGTTCGGTAGCCATGTGAAGCGCCTCCGGAATTCACGTAAACTGACGCAGGAGCAACTCGCCGAGCGCAGTGCGCTGTCCGTCGATGCCATCCGGCGCATCGAGCGCGGCGGGTTCTCTCCTTCTCTTGAAACCCTCAACAAGCTGTCGGGCGGTCTGGACCTGTCCTTGAAGACGCTGTTTCACGGCTTCGGCCGGGAGAAGCCCGATCGGGTCGCGGAGCTGTGTGACTTCCTCGGGCGCCTGTCCGGGCGCGAAGTCCAGTTGGCCTGGCGGGTCATTCATGCGATGTTCGAGGAGAAATGACGGGAACACCCCGCGTCGTGCTGCTGGTCGAGGATGAACTCGACTTGCGAACGGTCATCGAGGAGTTGCTCATCGAGGAGGGCTTCCAGGTCGTGTGCGCGGCGGATGGTGTGGCCGCGCTCGACTGGGTGTCCGCCGGAGGGAAGCCCTCCCTCGTGCTTCTCGACTTCTTCATGCCCCGGCTGAGCGGGGATGAGTTCATCCAGCGGCTGCGGGCCATTCCCGCGCTCGAGCGGGTGCCGCTGGTGGCCATGAGCGGCGCGGAAGTGAAGCACGCCGATCTCACGGCCTCGCTGCGCAAGCCCTTCGAGCTGTTCGATCTCGTGGATCTGGTGCATGCGCTGGCCCGAGCGCCCTGAGGCTCCCCGAGGGGAGCCCGGGACGCCGCGTCAGGGTTGAATGCCCGCGTCCGGTGCGGCCAGCTGCATGCCGGGCTCGTCGGCCTCGGGCTCCGCGCCCTCGGGCACGTCGTTGAGCTCCGTCGTGCCCACCACGGCGTTGGGCACCGCGTCCCCGCCCGCCTGGGGCGTGAACTCCAGCATCTCCACCGCCACCGAGCCCGGCATGCGGAAGTCCATGGCCGTCACCCGCGGCTTGTCGCGCAAGTCGTAGAGCTGCTGCGCCAGCGAGCCCGCCTGGACGCGCTGGTCCGAGAAGAAGACGTAGATGCGCACCTTGCCTTCCTCCACGGGCACCCGGAAGCTGGAGTTGTAGATGCGCTTGCCGGGCTCGCATCGGATGGAGCGGTTCTCGCGCGTCATCGTCAGCTGCCGGATGACCCCTTTCTCGGACACCGTGTAGAGCAGGCAGTAGGGGTACTGGCCCTCCTTGGGGATGATCTCCACCGTGGACCCACTCAGCGTCTTGAGCTCCGCACGGGAGGGCAGCGCGGACTTCTGCTCCTGCTGGCAGCCCGCTGTCCCCAGTGCCACCGTCATCATGGCCCACATCCACCGCGTCATGCGCCCTCCTGGTGCTGGTTGTCCCGATTCTGGGAATACCCGTTCTCGGACGCCAGACGTTTCGTGCACGAGACGCCTGCCCGTCCGCGCGTGAACAGACGCCTCGCGTCATGGCGGGGGGCCGTGGGGAAGCGCGCTCGGGGCGGGCTCAGGGCCGCTGGTAGACGATGACCTGGGGCGCCTCGTCCAGGTAGAGCCCGGTGACGGGCGTGCGGGTGCCGTAGGCCTGCCAGAGGGCGAACTCGTGCTCGCGGAACTCCTGGTGGTACTGGTAGGCCGCGACGTCCGAGTCACCGAGGCCCGCCGGGCGCAAGTCGGCGCGCAGCAGGCCCTCTCGCTGGTAGTCCTGGAAGGCGAAGCCCGTCACCTCGTGCAGGAAGAGGCGGGCGTTGCGCGGCGCGTGCGCGTTGATCCACGGCAGCACGGCCGTCACGTTGCTCGACCAGAACTGGCGCTGCATGCCCAGGGAGGCGGCGCCCGGAATGCCGCCGGCGAGCTCCGAGTAGTAGCTCGTGCCGTAGGGGAACACGCGCACGAGCGCGAGCAGCGCGGGCAGCAGCACCGCGGCGAACACGGGCGCGGCCACGGCGGAAAAGGGCAGGCGAGGCCAGCGCGCGCGGAGCGTCTCGACGAGCGCCGCGCACCCCCGGCACACGGCCACGCCCGCGAGCAGGCCCAGGAACGGCATCGAGGGCAGCCAGTGCTTCACGCCGCCGAAGTGCGGCACGCTCGGCGGGCTGATGATGAGCAGGGCGGCGATGGCGTGCAGCCCCACCAGCCCCTCGGCGAGCGTGAGGGGCGTCACCCAGGCGCGGGTGCGGGCCGCGAGGCCCAGGAGCGCGCGCGCGGCGAGCACGAGCCCGCCCGTCACCATGGGCACGAAGAGGCTGGTGGGCACGGTGAGCGCCGTCTTCACGACCACGTAGCTCCACGGGAAGGGCGGCTCGCGCATGAGCGTGCCCAGGTAGAACCAGGCGTAGTGGTTGTGGGTGGCGTGGAAGACGAGGTACCAGGCCGTGCGGTCCACCGGCGCGTGCCAGAGGTAGGGCCAGTGCAGGTAGAAGACGACCGGGCCGAACGTGGCCATGGTGGCCAGGGGCAGCAGGGCGAGCGCGGTCGTGGGGTGCGTCGCGTGGAGCACGTGCAGCAGGCCCAGGGCGCCCACGGCGAGCACGACGAACAGCAGGGTGTGGGGGCTGAGCAGGAAGAACTTCCGCTGGAAGCCCTCGGGCCCGAGGCTCACGAGGAGCAGCGCGTAGAGCACCGCCACGGCGCCGAACAGCCCCACCACCCGCCATAGGGCGGTGCGCGCCACGGGCTGCCCCTCGCTGCTCGTCCACGCGCGCCACAGGGCGAAGGGCGCCAGGGTGAAGGGCAGGAAGAGGGCGTTGTGCTTGGTGGCCACGGCCAGCCCGAAGAAGACGCCGCACAGCACGCCCCAGTGGCGATCCTCCAGCGCGCGCCAGAAGGCGTAGACCACGAGCAGCCACATGGCCGCGATGGGCATGTCGAAGCACGCCAGCTCCGCGTTGAAATACTGGCGCGGCACGAGCAGGAAGGAGAGGGCGGCGAAGAGGCCCGCGGCGCGGCTGAACACCGCGCTGCCCAGCAGGAAGGCGAGGGCGGGGATGAGCGCCGCCAGGGCAAAGGCCGGCAGGCGGAAGGCCGCGGCGGGGCGCAGCCACCCGAGTGTGTCGTGGAAGAGCAGGTGCGACAGCCCGAAGAGCGTCTTCATCAACGCCGGGTGCTCGTGGTTGTAGTCCCAGGCGCGCACGATGGCCGCGTCGGTGAGGGCCCGCCCGGGCTCGTGCACGAGCTGCTGGAACCAGCGCGCGTAGTCCCGCGCGGCGTGGAAGTAGAAGCTCTCGTCGCGGGTGAAGCCCACGGCGGACTCGGTGGCCCACAGCGCGCAGAAGGCGAGCGCCCACAAGCCCAGGGCGATGAGCTTCTCCGGGCGGGTCGCGGCGCGGCCTCGGGTCGTCATGCGCCCTCCCGGGGGCCGAGCGCGAGCAGGTCCAGGCACACCTGGCGCGTCTCCGGGTTGTCCGCCTGGACCCAGAGCTTGAGCGTACGGGGCTCGCCCGGAGGCACCTGGCGCGAGACCTTCTGCACGCCCTCGAGCCCCGGGGGAATGGCGATGGACAGCGCGGGCGCCTGGCTCCGGGCCTCCTCCACGCCCAGGTGGGTGATGCTCAGGTGGGGCGCGTGGGCGGCGGCGAACTCGAAGATGAGGCCCCCCTCGAGCCGCCACTCCGTGCCCGCGGGCACGCCATCGAACTCGGCCACGAGCCGCTGGGGCCCCCCGGGCGGGTGCATCCACAGGCAGTGGCGGGGCTGGTAGCGCAGCTCGTGCCACTCGGGGGCCACGTACAGGTGGGAGGCGCCCAGGCATCGGTGCGCCCGGCCATCGAAGGGGCAGTCCGTGCGGGTGCCGTCCGGAGACTCCAGGTAGACGCGGGCCCGGGCATGGGCCTCCGAGGCCACGAAGCGCCGGGGCTGGTGACGGCCGTTCGTGTACAGCGTGAGCGTCAGGGGCCCGGCCTGGCGGGGGGCGCCCACGGCGGTGCGTCCGGGGAGGAACGCGGCCTGGAAGCCGGCCGCGTCGGCGCGCGGCAGGCCGGGCTGTCCGAGCACCCAGACGCGCGGGTGGGCGTCCAGGTCATCCGCGTCCGAGCCGAGGTAGCCGTATACGGGCGTCTGGGAAGGCAGGTAGAGCCGGGCGCGCTCCGTCCACCAGGGAAAGAGCAGCACCGCGTCCCCCGGGCGGGCCTCGGCGCTCAGCCAGCCGGCTACGGCGCGGTAGTCCTGCTCCGAGGGGAACAGGCCCGGCAGCCGCAGCTGGAACACGAGACAGGCGAGGGCGACGAGCAGCAGCCCTCCCAGCTCCACCAGGGGGAGGGCGCGCGACGGCGACCTAGGACTTGGCAAGGCGGAGCTTCTGCTCGCTCTTCTCGCGGCAGAAGCTGCAGAAGGAGGGCTCACCCGTGTTGAAGGACGGCGTCCAGGGCGGGTACATCGCGCAGCGCGGATCCAGGCAGTGGTGCAGGCCCCACAGGTGGCCAATCTGCTGCAGCGCGTTGCGGGCGATGGGCTTGAAGGCCGCCTCGAAGTCCTTGTGCCCGTGCGTGGTGATGATGGCCCGGTTCTGGTTGTACAGGGCGTAGCCGGTGGTGGGCGCCTTGCCGCCGGGCAACTCGCGCTCCTTGAGCTTGCGCGAGGTGATGAAGAGGACCTTGTCGTCCTCGTAGGCGCGCACGCCCTTGATGTCCTTGATGAGCTGCTCCGCGTCCAGGGGCTCGGACATGCCCGGGGGCACCTCCTTCTGGCCGGAGTGCTCGCTGCCCACGCCAAACGCCGTGTAGAGCGCCTGGCAGAGCTTGGCGGTCTGCTTTTCGTCGAAGGAATCCAGCGTCACGACGCGAATCACGGCGGGTCTCCTCGGAGACGGGACACGCGGTCCCGGGGGACGTCACTCATCGGACTCGAAGTCCTCGTCCAGGTCGGCCTCGGGCTCGGCCTCGGTGTCCTCGGCCTCGTTGGGCCGGGCCTTGGGCGGACGGCCGCGCTTCTTGGGCGCGGCGGCGGCGGCCTCGGCACCCTCGGGCTTGGGCTTGGGCGGACGGCCGCGCTTCTTGGGCGCGGCGGGAGCGGCCTCGGCGCCCTCGGGCTTGGGCTTGGGCGGACGGCCGCGCTTCTTGGGCGCGGCGGGAGCGGCCTCGGCGCCCTCGGGCTTGGGCTTGGGCGGACGGCCGCGCTTCTTGGGCGCGTCGCCGTCGCCGGACGCCGCGGCCTTCTTGGCCTTGGGCTCGCCCTCCTCGTCGGAGTCCTCGCCGCCCTCGCCGCCCTCTTCCTCGGAGGACTCCTCCTCCTCGGCGGGCTCCTCCTCGTCCGGAGGCAGGTCCAGGTCGCCGTCCAGCCCGAGCAGGTCCGCGTCCAGGCCGAGATCCTCGTCGCCCTCGCCGCGGGTCTTGAACTCGGCGGCGGTGCGCTTGGGCCGCTCGCGGCCGGGCGGGAAGAGGACCACGTCGAGGGAGTCCTCGGCGTTGGCCTCGGAGATGTTGAGCGCCGCGGCCAGCTCGGACACCAGCAGGTGCCGGGCGTTGTCGTAGAGCTCGCGCTCCTTGGTGGGCAGGGGCCGCAGCTCGCTGAGCACCTGCAGGCCCTTGACGACCTCGGCCAGACCGAGCAGCCCGCCCTGGGTCATGCGATCCAGGTTGGTGCGGGCGCGCTGCTTCCAGTCCAGGTCCGCCTTGTCGCTGTCGGAGCGGAGGAAGTCGAAGACCTGGGTCACGTCCTCGCCGCCCGCGACCTTGCGCACGCCGATGGAGAGCACCTTGGCCTGAGGCACCATCACCACGGCCCCGTCTTCTTCCCGGCGCATCGTGACGAACGTGAGCTTCTGACCGGCCACTTCTTTGACGTCGATGGCCGAGACCCGGCAGACCCCCTGGTTGGGGTAGACCACCCGGTCGCCAACCGAGAGCTGGAGTGACGCGGAGCCTTCTGGCATGTCCCCCTCATCGTCGGAGAGTAAGAGAGCGGCGCAGGTCGTAACATAACCCTTCGCCGATGCCACGACTTACCGCCGGGGATTTCCGTTCCCCTCTTGTGCGGCCGTGCGGACGAGCGGGTGTCCCCTTTCCGGGAGGGCCCGGTGCTACAGGCCGCTACAGGCCGAGCGTTGGCTCGCGAACGCTTGGAGGAGGACTCAGGGCATGCGCATCACGGCGTCGATGCCGAAGCAGATGCGGGCGCGCCAGGGCGGCGGGGGCATGGCGGCCAGGGTGAGCAGCTTCTCCAGCCGCTCCACGGTGTCCTGGCGCAGGGTGCCGAAGTTGACGCCGAAGGAGGGCAGCACCTCGGCGCCGCCCGCGGACGTCCAGGCCACCTCGCCATGCAGCATGAGCGTGCCGAGCGACAGCTCCATCTCCAGGAGGAAGGGCATGCCGACCTTCACCGTGGTGGGCAGGGCGGGGGCTTCCACCTCCAGGCCCACGCCGCCGCGCGACAGGTCGCGCACGAAGAAGAGCGGGGCGAAGGGCGTCTCCTCCTCGGAGGCCGGCAGGTTCAAGGGGATGCGCGCATGGCGGCGCAGCTTCTCGTACTCCTGGAGATCGAAGATGCGCTGGAGCACCGTGTCCAGGCCGCCCCGGTCCTGACCCGGGTCGTACTTCACGGTGAGCAGGTAGCGGTCACCGGGCTGGGGCGTCGAGCGCACCACCTCGCCCAGCACCTCCACGGGCTTGGTGAGGCCCGGGTTGTGCAACTCGAAGACGAACCGCGTGCCCACCGGAAGGCTCTTCTGGGTGTGCAGCGTCACACCCCCCCGACCGATGCTGCGTGTGTACTCACTCAGCAGATCCTCGGGCTTCTTGTAGGCCACCTTGAGGCGCACCTCGCCGAGGGTCTGCTTCGTGCCGCTCTCGCTCATGCCGGGAAGCATACGGCAAAATCCGGAGCGGGCCTCTTTCGTGCCCGCCCCGTTCCTCGTCTCGTCCGGCGAGCGGGCACTCAGGCCTTGGGCAGCTCGCCGACGTGGAGGGAGAGGGCCTCCTTCTTGTAGACGTACGTCGCCTCGGACGTCTGGATGGTGCCGTCGAACACCAGCTTCACGCTGCCGGCGTGCGTCGCGGTGGCCGACACGTCCATGGTGAGCTTCACGTCCACGTCGAGCGTGTCGGAGATCTCCCCGTCGATGCTCACCCGGCCCTTGTGGGCGATGGCGAAGCCCAGGCCCATGAGGTCCGGCTCCAGGTTCAGGCCCATGGAGGTCTTCAGGGTGCCGTTGAACTCGTTGCGCCCGTCCTCGTTGCACGCGTCGTAGGTGACGGAATAGGTGAACAGTCCGCCGCCCGGGCCGCCCTCGGTCGTCAACTCCAGGTGGGCCGTGCCGCCGTGGAAGCACGTGGCGCTGAGCGTGAACCCGGAGGTGGCGCCGCTGGCCATCGCCCGCGAGATGAGCGCCTGGCCCGTCGTGTTGTGGCCCCGGCCCGGCGCCTGCGAGAGCTGGAACACGGCCTGGGCGGCCCCGTCCTTGCCTCCTCCGAGCTTCGCGCCTCCACAAGCGGACAGACCCAGGGCCAGCGCGGAGACCACCAGCGGACGAATCGAACGCGTCATGTGTGCACCTTTCGTCGTGTCGCGGCGGCGTGCTGCCCGGGGCCGCTCGCGAGGCGCGTCATGACAGAGGGCCTCGCGCGGGGTCAATGCGACACGGGTCTGTACGGGCCTGTTGCATTTCTTGACCGGGTAGGGGGCCGCGCGTATTTTCCGCCGCCCGAAGTGGATCGGAGTGGCAAGGAGTGGCGTGATGGGGATCGGCCGGGCTGACAAGGTGGTTGCTTCCGCGTGTTCCGAGGCGTCTACGAGCACCAGATCGACGCGAAGGGGCGCACGAGCCTCCCGTCACGGCTGCGCGAGACGCTCGTGGGGGGCTACGACGAGCGCCTCATCGTCACGACGGCGCTCGATCCCTGTCTGCACGCCTATCCGGTGCGCGAGTGGGAGCAGTTGGAGGTGGCGCTCGCCCGCCGCAACCCCCTGGAGCCCGGGGTGAAGACGTTGATGCGGCTCTACGTGGCGAGCGCGCAGGAGTGCCCCCTCGACAAGCTGGGGCGGTTGGTGATCCCCCCGTCGCTGCGAGCGCACGCGGGGTTGGACAAGGACGTGGTGTGGGCGGGGATGGTGAAGGTGATCGAGCTGTGGAGTCGCGAGGGCTGGGCGCGTGCCCAGGAGGAGGCCCGCAAGGAAGCCTCCAGCGCGGACGTGATGCGCGTGCTCACCGAGCTGCGCCAGTAGCGGACCAGAAGTTCGACGTGATGCGGGAAAGCCGGGAAGGTGGCGACATGAACCAGGTAGCCGAAGCGCAGGGCATCCGCGCGGTCTCCAGTGGCCGGGTGGAGACGCTCATGCTCGAGGGGGAGCTGCTGGAGCGGGATCTCGTCCAGGTGTGCGAGGACCTGGCGCTGCGCATGCAGCGCGGCCTGCGCAACGCCGTGCTGGACTTCAGCGACGTGAGCCACCTGGACTACCGCGGCGTCAAGCCCCTGTTGGCGCGCGCCGACGCCTTCCGCAAGGCCGGCGGGGACATCAAGCTGTCGGGCCTGTCGCCCTACCTGGCCGCCATCTTCCGGGCCGCCGGAGCGCATGACAGCTTCGAGCTCTACCCGCACATGAACGACGCCCGGGCCGCCTTCGCGCTCTCGCGCGCTCCGTTCGTCTGACGCCTTGGCTGACTTCGGCCACCAGACCGTCCTCCTGCGCGAGGCGGTGGATGTCCTCCAACCGGGCGCGGGCAAGGTGATCATCGACGGCACGCTCGGTGGGGGCGGGCACTCGGCGGCCCTGCTCGCCCGGGGCGCGCGGGTGCTCGGCGTGGATCGGGATCCCGTGGCGCTCGCGGCCGCGCGGGCCCGGCTCACGGACGCGTCCGCCTTCGAGGCCCGTCAGGGCAACTTCAGTGAGCTGCTCACGGTGGCCGCGGACGTGCTGCCCGTGGACGGCGTGCTGGTGGACCTGGGCGTGTCCTCGCCGCAGCTGGACGTGGCCGAGCGGGGCTTCTCCTTCCAGAAGGACGGGCCGCTGGACATGCGCATGGGCGACACGGGCCGCACCGCCGCGGAGCTCATCGACGAGGAGGACGAGGCGCAGCTCGTGCAGGTGCTGCGCGAGTACGGCGAGGAGCCCTTCGCCCGGCCCATCGCCCGCGAGCTCAAGCGCGCCCTGCCCGCGCGCACCCTGGAGGCCGCCGAGGCCGTCAAGCGCGCGGTGCCGCGCAAGGCCTGGCCCCAGAAGATCCACGTGGCCACGCGCACCTTCCAGGCGCTGCGCATGGCGGTGAATCAGGAGCTGGAGTCCCTGGAGTCGCTGCTGGCCGCGCTGCCGCGCCTGCTCAAGGTGGGGGGCCGCGCCGCCGTCATCTCGTTCCACTCGCTGGAGGACCGCAAGGTGAAGGAGACCTTCCGGGACCTGGTGGGTGGGTGCAAATGCCCGCCGGGCCTCCCGGTGTGCGTGTGTGGTGGCCAGGGGGACTTCACCCTGGTGACGCGCAAGGCGCTCGCGCCCTCGGACGACGAAATCGCCGCCAACCCCCGTGCCCGTAGCGCGCACCTGCGCGTGGTGGAGAGGATTCGATGAGCCGCAGCAAGTTCATGTCGTCGCGAGGGATGGGCGGGACCGCCCGGGCCCTGGGTCCCAATGGCGCGTCGGTGGGCCGGGTGTTCCTGCACCTCTTGCCCGCGGTGCTGCTCTTCGGACTGTTCGCCGGGGTGGGCATCCTCCACGTGACGAGCCGGGTGCTGGTGGTGGACATGGGCTACCGGCTCTCCAAGGCCGAGGCGGAGGGGCGGGACCTCACGCGCGAGAATGATCGGCTCAAGCTGGAGCTGGCCACGCTCAAGAACCCAGCGCGCCTGGAGCGGCTCGCGCGCGAGAAGCTGGGCATGGCCATGCCCGCGGGCCCGGCCGTCATCGCCCTGCCCGAGTCCGGTGGCAAGCGTCCCGTTCAGGCCCGAAGCGCCCCGGTGGTGCGCGTGGCGGAGCGCGGCGGAGCACTCTGAGGAGGCGGGCGTGAGGGACTTCAAGACCACGCGGGCTCCCGAGCCCAACACCCAGTGGATGCGGCTGCGCGTGAAGCTGCTGGCCGGCTTCTTCGTCTGTCTGCTGATGGCCGCCTTTGGCCGCGCCGTGTTCCTGCAGGTCGTCGAGCGCGACAAGCTGCGCGGCATGGCCCAGGATCAGTAC includes:
- a CDS encoding glutamine amidotransferase, with product MKNVLLLKAGDAARPVQLSVGDYEHWFVETLAPGGCRFDILHVHRDAPLPASAAGYDGVMMTGSPLSVTQVEPWMERAADFMLTAAARGTPVLGVCFGHQLLAHAHGGRVVRSTQGREIGTVEVRLNAEGREDALFAGLPGSFAVQTTHEDVVERVPEGATLLAGNAHTPIQALAYGPRIRGVQFHPEVNPAAMRALILARAEKLEADAPRHGLAPGERVPRLLAGILPTSAGQQILRNFVERFT
- a CDS encoding glutamine synthetase family protein → MASRSKAKVITLPSPASRRARAKDKEKERDTGRPLGRVPSGTDVLHKWFEEKGIRQVKLGAVDLDGVWRGKYVSVEKFFSACKSGMGFCDVVFGWDIADELLDNTKVTGWHTGYPDGMCRVDTSSARIIPWEPDTAAFLLDFVNPDGSPFEPSPRQLLQKIGQRARDMGYLPKFGAEYEFFIFKETPQTLKEKGYSQLTPLTPGMFGYSWLRTSLNAPLVHAIINGCRDFGVELEGFHTETGPGVFEAAIRYDSLEKIADKAVLFKTAVKEICARHGLTACFMAKVDPKLPGCSGHIHQSLWSLKEDENVFHDPDDRDGMSQTMRHYLGGQIALMPELTALYWPTINSYKRSVENTWAPTTATWGKENRTTAVRVIGDSPKSMRLEYRQTGADMNAYLGMAASLAAGLWGVENEVELPERCAGNGYASEAPLLPRTLKEAVTLLKESERARQILGEEFVDHFVRTREWEARQYERAVTSWELERYLELI
- a CDS encoding iron-containing alcohol dehydrogenase; the protein is MKPFDLPSEPRITEMSWPTKIVFGAGALQRVPAQVSRLNMKRPLVVTDGGVVKAGLAQRLYDVLKGAGVAYVAFEQVKPDPTEHDAFAGLEAYRAGGCDGIIAIGGGSPLDAAKLVQVLVTHEPPLSRYDDATGGDQYVRDNMPPLIAIPTTAGTGSEVSRSGVATLSDTGRKTVIFSPFLMPKAAICDPELTLGLPPGPTAATGMDAFTHCLEAYLSNGFHPLADAVSIDGIARVARSLPLAVSDGKNLLARTDMMVAAFQGAMAFQKGLGACHALAHALTPTSGVHHGLANAIVLPVVMEFNRPVCTARMARVAQAMGDSSNAREEVLAANAVERVRKLNQTVGIPTRLRDVGVQEKDLERIADKAFQDASHRGNPRPCTQEDLLAMIRESY
- a CDS encoding helix-turn-helix domain-containing protein, which codes for MDNEKAILSGRFGSHVKRLRNSRKLTQEQLAERSALSVDAIRRIERGGFSPSLETLNKLSGGLDLSLKTLFHGFGREKPDRVAELCDFLGRLSGREVQLAWRVIHAMFEEK
- a CDS encoding response regulator, giving the protein MTGTPRVVLLVEDELDLRTVIEELLIEEGFQVVCAADGVAALDWVSAGGKPSLVLLDFFMPRLSGDEFIQRLRAIPALERVPLVAMSGAEVKHADLTASLRKPFELFDLVDLVHALARAP
- a CDS encoding ArnT family glycosyltransferase codes for the protein MTTRGRAATRPEKLIALGLWALAFCALWATESAVGFTRDESFYFHAARDYARWFQQLVHEPGRALTDAAIVRAWDYNHEHPALMKTLFGLSHLLFHDTLGWLRPAAAFRLPAFALAALIPALAFLLGSAVFSRAAGLFAALSFLLVPRQYFNAELACFDMPIAAMWLLVVYAFWRALEDRHWGVLCGVFFGLAVATKHNALFLPFTLAPFALWRAWTSSEGQPVARTALWRVVGLFGAVAVLYALLLVSLGPEGFQRKFFLLSPHTLLFVVLAVGALGLLHVLHATHPTTALALLPLATMATFGPVVFYLHWPYLWHAPVDRTAWYLVFHATHNHYAWFYLGTLMREPPFPWSYVVVKTALTVPTSLFVPMVTGGLVLAARALLGLAARTRAWVTPLTLAEGLVGLHAIAALLIISPPSVPHFGGVKHWLPSMPFLGLLAGVAVCRGCAALVETLRARWPRLPFSAVAAPVFAAVLLPALLALVRVFPYGTSYYSELAGGIPGAASLGMQRQFWSSNVTAVLPWINAHAPRNARLFLHEVTGFAFQDYQREGLLRADLRPAGLGDSDVAAYQYHQEFREHEFALWQAYGTRTPVTGLYLDEAPQVIVYQRP